Proteins encoded together in one Ferroglobus placidus DSM 10642 window:
- a CDS encoding sugar phosphate nucleotidyltransferase translates to MKAVIMAGGYATRLWPITKTKAKPLLPVGKRKIIDFIYEKLLPFDFEIFVSTNLRFAEDFREWAKDKKVEIVVEDTTREEEKLGAVKALSEITKDMNDDILVVAGDNIFSFTLESFVRKFEEERKPLIALYDVKDKELAKRYGVAVMDGERIVEFYEKPEKPLTTLVGIGIYALPEKVVKMLPEYVRDERKDNLGDFVSWLVSREEVLGHVFNDNWFDVGNPDSYIEAFKCYTESYIAEDVEIDETSKVIEPVVIEEGVEVKERSIIGPFAYIGKNCVIENSDISESVVFEDVVLRKVKLWRSIVDEKCEIRNLELSSSIIGGHAKIQRGE, encoded by the coding sequence ATGAAAGCGGTGATAATGGCTGGCGGTTACGCAACGAGGCTCTGGCCAATAACCAAAACGAAGGCTAAGCCGTTGCTTCCCGTAGGTAAGAGGAAAATAATAGACTTTATTTACGAAAAGCTTCTTCCCTTCGACTTCGAAATTTTCGTCTCCACGAATTTGAGATTCGCTGAAGATTTCAGAGAGTGGGCTAAGGACAAAAAGGTTGAGATAGTCGTCGAAGATACTACGAGAGAGGAGGAAAAGCTCGGAGCTGTCAAAGCTCTTTCGGAGATTACGAAGGATATGAACGATGATATACTTGTTGTTGCGGGAGACAACATATTCTCATTCACTTTGGAAAGCTTTGTGAGAAAGTTCGAGGAAGAAAGGAAGCCACTAATAGCTCTTTACGATGTTAAAGATAAGGAGCTGGCTAAGAGATACGGTGTAGCTGTTATGGACGGAGAGAGAATAGTGGAATTTTACGAAAAGCCAGAAAAACCTTTGACGACCTTGGTCGGAATAGGAATATACGCTCTTCCCGAAAAAGTCGTGAAGATGCTTCCAGAGTACGTGAGGGATGAAAGAAAAGACAACCTCGGAGATTTCGTTTCGTGGCTCGTAAGCAGAGAAGAAGTTTTGGGACACGTCTTCAACGACAACTGGTTTGACGTTGGAAATCCGGATTCTTACATAGAGGCTTTCAAATGCTACACGGAAAGCTACATAGCCGAGGACGTTGAAATCGACGAAACGAGCAAGGTAATAGAGCCGGTAGTCATAGAGGAGGGAGTGGAGGTTAAAGAGAGGAGCATAATCGGTCCGTTCGCTTACATAGGAAAGAACTGCGTCATAGAAAATTCCGACATAAGCGAATCCGTCGTTTTCGAGGATGTTGTTTTGAGGAAGGTCAAGCTTTGGAGGAGCATAGTAGATGAAAAGTGCGAGATCAGAAACTTGGAGCTTAGCAGCTCAATTATAGGCGGTCACGCGAAAATCCAGAGAGGAGAATGA